A window of the Flavobacterium sangjuense genome harbors these coding sequences:
- the dnaE gene encoding DNA polymerase III subunit alpha, translating to MYLIFDTETTGLPRNWAAPITDTDNWPRCIQIAWQLHDELGNLIEHQDYLVKPNGFNIPFDAERIHGISTELAEAQGIELSEVLEKFNIALSKSKFIVGQNVGFDVNIMGCEFHRMGMQSTMSSMPVLDTCTEVTASLLKLPGGRGGRFKLPTLTELHQYLFGVPFSEAHNATADVEATTRCFLELINRQVFTKEELDVPADYFDRFNKNNPQEIQLIGLKHINLKQASEEIRKQFQKKEEVATPTHEEKPVHHTLAEVDFVHLHNHTQFSVLQSTISVADLVKAAVTNKMPAVAMTDHANLMGAFHFVRDILYHNKSAATKNKTAEENGETPTETIIKPIVGCEFYVCDDLKDKSRKDNGYQIVFLAKTKKGYHNLAKLSSIAYTEGFYYVPRIDRKAIQEYKEDIIVLSGNLYGEIPSKVLNIGENQAEEALLWWKQEFGDDFYLELMRHNQEDENRVNASLISLAKKHNVKTVATNNVFYIDKEDANAHDILLCVRDGEKQSTPIGRGRGYRYGLDNQEYYFKSAEAMKKLFHDLPEAITNTEEIVNKIEIYDLSRDVLLPKFEIPNEFLVEEDATDGGKRGENKYLHHLTYEGAKRRYSEITPEIKERIDFELLTIKNSGYPGYFLIVQDFIAEARRMDVSVGPGRGSAAGSVVAYCLGITNIDPLLYNLLFERFLNPDRVSLPDIDIDFDDEGRSKVMDYVIQKYGSKQVAQIITYGTMATKSSIRDTARVMDLPLFEADKVAKLIPGLMPSKWNLARLLSEDEATVKKALRPEEFDRVKELISLSKEGNLCADTINQAKFLEGNLRNTGIHACGVIITPSDITNFVPVATAKDSDLYVTQFDNSVVESAGLLKMDFLGLKTLTLIKDTVKLVKYRTGKDLNPDEFPIDDVKTYELFQRGETVGIFQYESAGMQKYMKELKPTVFGDLIAMNALYRPGPIAYIPSFIKRKNGEEEITYDIEACEELLKETYGITVYQEQVMLLSQKLADFSKGDADVLRKAMGKKQKDVLDKMKPKFISQAEAKGHSADKLEKIWKDWEAFAEYAFNKSHSTCYAWIAYQTAYLKANYPAEYMAAVLSNNMSDIKQVSFFMEECKRMGLQVLGPDVNESFYKFTVNDNYAVRFGMGAVKGVGANAVDTIVQNRKDEPYKSIFDLAKKIDLRAANKKAFESLALAGGFDCFQNTHRAQYFHIEGEGITFLEKAVRYGSKFQENENSSQVSLFGESSDVQIAEPIVPPCDEWNTMEKLAKEKEVVGIYISGHPLDDYRFEMKYFCNSKLENLKNLGDYIGKTLTFAGIVTNVQYRTAKNGKDWAMFTLEGYDESHEFRIFDEEYLKYRHFLVNNQFVYFKVTIKEGWVNRETGKKSDPRIQFTDVKQLQDVLPQFAKKLSIQMDINELHKNAIEQLNAVFQSNKGDNTVTFEIVEFDKTKVIPEIVPKIAVLDEENFDAENLEGIELEVPVVEEEIQVMTKVSLPSRKLKIKISNELLIELEKMQVKFRLN from the coding sequence ATGTATTTAATTTTTGATACCGAAACAACTGGTTTACCAAGAAATTGGGCGGCGCCAATTACAGATACTGACAATTGGCCAAGATGCATCCAGATTGCCTGGCAGTTGCACGATGAGTTAGGGAATCTTATTGAGCATCAGGATTATTTGGTGAAACCGAATGGTTTTAATATCCCGTTTGATGCTGAAAGAATTCACGGAATTTCGACCGAATTAGCCGAAGCACAGGGAATAGAATTAAGTGAAGTTTTAGAAAAATTCAATATCGCTTTATCGAAATCAAAATTCATAGTCGGACAAAATGTTGGCTTTGATGTCAATATTATGGGTTGCGAATTTCACCGAATGGGAATGCAGTCAACTATGAGTTCAATGCCCGTTTTAGATACGTGTACTGAAGTTACAGCATCGCTTTTAAAATTACCTGGCGGACGTGGCGGAAGATTCAAATTACCAACCTTAACCGAGTTACACCAATATCTTTTTGGAGTTCCGTTTTCTGAAGCGCATAACGCAACAGCTGACGTTGAGGCAACGACCCGTTGTTTCTTAGAATTAATCAACAGACAGGTTTTTACCAAAGAAGAATTAGATGTTCCTGCCGATTATTTTGACAGATTTAATAAAAATAACCCGCAGGAAATTCAGCTTATTGGGTTGAAACATATCAACCTGAAACAAGCTTCTGAAGAAATTCGGAAACAATTTCAAAAGAAAGAAGAAGTTGCAACGCCAACTCATGAAGAGAAACCCGTTCATCACACTTTAGCAGAGGTTGATTTTGTTCATTTGCACAATCACACACAATTTTCGGTATTGCAATCCACAATCAGCGTTGCCGATTTGGTGAAAGCGGCTGTAACCAATAAAATGCCTGCCGTTGCCATGACGGATCACGCCAATTTGATGGGTGCTTTTCATTTTGTTCGCGATATTTTATACCACAATAAATCGGCTGCAACCAAAAATAAAACAGCAGAAGAAAACGGAGAAACGCCAACAGAAACGATTATCAAACCTATAGTTGGCTGTGAGTTTTACGTTTGTGATGATTTAAAAGATAAGTCCCGTAAAGACAATGGTTACCAAATTGTCTTCTTAGCCAAAACCAAAAAGGGTTATCACAATCTGGCAAAATTATCTTCTATTGCTTATACCGAAGGATTTTATTATGTGCCGCGAATTGATAGAAAAGCCATTCAGGAATACAAAGAAGACATCATTGTATTGTCCGGAAATTTGTATGGCGAAATCCCAAGTAAAGTTTTAAATATTGGAGAAAACCAAGCCGAAGAAGCCTTGCTTTGGTGGAAACAGGAATTCGGAGATGATTTCTATTTGGAATTAATGCGGCACAATCAGGAAGATGAAAATCGTGTAAATGCCTCATTGATTTCTCTGGCAAAAAAGCACAATGTAAAAACGGTTGCTACCAATAACGTTTTCTATATTGATAAAGAAGATGCGAATGCACATGATATTTTATTGTGCGTTCGCGATGGCGAAAAACAGTCAACACCAATTGGTCGTGGACGAGGCTATCGCTACGGATTAGACAATCAGGAGTATTATTTCAAATCGGCTGAAGCCATGAAAAAACTCTTTCACGATTTGCCTGAAGCGATTACCAATACGGAAGAAATCGTCAACAAAATTGAAATCTATGATTTGTCACGTGATGTTTTACTTCCAAAATTTGAAATTCCAAATGAATTTTTAGTTGAAGAAGATGCAACTGATGGTGGCAAACGTGGTGAAAATAAATACCTGCACCATTTAACTTATGAAGGTGCGAAAAGAAGATATTCAGAAATCACTCCGGAAATAAAAGAACGCATCGATTTTGAATTACTGACGATTAAAAATTCAGGTTATCCGGGTTATTTTTTAATTGTTCAGGATTTCATCGCCGAAGCGAGAAGAATGGATGTTTCTGTTGGTCCGGGTCGTGGTTCTGCAGCAGGTTCTGTAGTGGCGTATTGTCTCGGAATTACGAACATCGACCCGTTGCTATACAATTTGCTTTTTGAGCGTTTCCTAAATCCGGACAGGGTTTCACTTCCCGATATTGATATCGATTTTGATGATGAAGGACGAAGCAAAGTAATGGATTATGTAATTCAGAAATACGGTTCGAAACAAGTTGCCCAAATTATCACTTACGGAACAATGGCTACCAAATCGAGTATTCGTGACACCGCAAGGGTTATGGATTTACCGCTTTTCGAAGCTGATAAAGTGGCGAAACTAATTCCGGGTTTAATGCCATCCAAATGGAATTTGGCCCGACTTTTATCCGAAGACGAAGCAACAGTTAAAAAAGCATTACGCCCTGAAGAATTTGACAGAGTCAAAGAATTAATTTCACTTTCCAAAGAAGGGAATTTATGTGCCGACACCATTAATCAGGCAAAATTTCTGGAAGGAAACCTCAGAAATACTGGGATTCACGCTTGTGGCGTAATCATCACGCCAAGTGACATTACCAATTTTGTACCTGTGGCAACTGCCAAGGATTCGGATTTGTATGTTACCCAATTTGATAACTCAGTCGTAGAAAGCGCCGGATTATTAAAGATGGATTTCCTGGGATTGAAAACCCTAACCTTGATAAAAGATACTGTAAAATTAGTAAAATACAGAACCGGAAAAGACCTCAATCCGGATGAATTTCCAATTGATGATGTAAAGACGTATGAGCTTTTTCAACGTGGCGAGACAGTTGGGATTTTCCAGTATGAAAGTGCCGGAATGCAGAAATACATGAAGGAACTGAAGCCAACAGTTTTTGGCGATTTGATTGCGATGAATGCGCTTTATCGTCCGGGACCAATTGCTTATATTCCGAGCTTTATCAAGCGTAAAAACGGAGAAGAAGAAATTACATACGATATTGAAGCTTGTGAAGAACTGCTGAAAGAAACCTACGGAATTACAGTTTACCAGGAACAGGTAATGCTTTTGTCACAAAAGTTAGCTGATTTCTCAAAAGGTGATGCCGATGTTTTGCGTAAGGCAATGGGAAAAAAGCAGAAAGATGTTTTGGATAAAATGAAGCCAAAATTCATTTCTCAGGCAGAAGCCAAAGGCCATTCAGCCGATAAATTAGAAAAAATCTGGAAAGACTGGGAAGCTTTCGCCGAATATGCTTTCAACAAATCGCACTCGACATGCTACGCTTGGATTGCCTATCAAACAGCTTATTTAAAAGCGAATTATCCTGCCGAATATATGGCGGCAGTTTTATCCAATAACATGAGTGATATCAAGCAGGTTTCATTCTTTATGGAGGAATGCAAGCGAATGGGATTGCAGGTTCTTGGGCCAGATGTGAACGAGTCGTTTTATAAATTTACGGTAAACGATAACTATGCGGTTCGTTTCGGAATGGGCGCTGTTAAAGGTGTTGGTGCCAATGCTGTGGATACCATTGTCCAAAACAGAAAGGATGAACCTTATAAATCGATATTTGATTTAGCCAAAAAAATAGATTTGCGTGCTGCGAATAAAAAAGCATTTGAAAGTCTGGCGCTTGCCGGTGGATTTGATTGTTTTCAAAACACACATCGTGCACAATATTTCCATATTGAAGGTGAAGGAATTACATTTTTGGAAAAGGCGGTTCGTTATGGTTCCAAATTCCAGGAGAATGAAAATTCATCACAAGTAAGTTTGTTTGGCGAAAGCAGCGATGTTCAAATTGCCGAGCCAATTGTTCCGCCGTGTGATGAATGGAACACAATGGAAAAATTAGCCAAAGAAAAAGAAGTAGTTGGAATTTACATTTCAGGTCATCCGCTTGACGATTACCGTTTTGAAATGAAATATTTCTGTAACAGTAAATTGGAAAATTTAAAAAACCTTGGAGACTACATTGGCAAAACACTAACCTTTGCCGGAATCGTAACTAATGTGCAATACAGAACTGCCAAAAATGGTAAAGACTGGGCGATGTTCACTTTGGAAGGTTATGATGAAAGTCACGAGTTCCGAATTTTTGATGAAGAGTATTTAAAGTACCGCCATTTTTTGGTCAACAACCAATTTGTTTATTTTAAAGTAACCATAAAAGAGGGCTGGGTAAATCGCGAAACCGGGAAAAAATCAGATCCAAGAATTCAATTTACAGATGTAAAACAATTGCAGGATGTGTTGCCTCAGTTTGCCAAAAAGCTGAGTATTCAAATGGATATTAATGAGCTGCATAAAAATGCTATTGAGCAATTAAATGCGGTTTTCCAATCAAACAAAGGTGATAACACGGTAACTTTTGAAATCGTTGAATTCGATAAAACGAAAGTAATTCCAGAGATAGTTCCGAAAATTGCAGTCTTAGACGAAGAAAATTTCGATGCTGAAAACCTAGAGGGAATTGAGTTAGAAGTTCCGGTTGTTGAGGAAGAAATTCAGGTTATGACCAAAGTTTCGCTGCCAAGCAGAAAATTGAAAATCAAAATTTCTAATGAATTGTTGATTGAATTGGAGAAAATGCAGGTAAAGTTTAGGTTGAATTAG
- a CDS encoding pectate lyase family protein has product MKSIKVLLMGFVLSFSVSMIAQDDCSSVGWANYDGQTYVGAPTGGGNTAPIEVTTFADLKTAAESIGPRVIYILNDVGAGYVGTTGDVLYIKSDKTIIGYGGVTVRCSWQINGVSNIIIRNLTISGPGNTNDSQNWDAFNITGSKRIWVDHCKIMDGEDGNFDVVRGSDNVSVTWCIFTYSADGTHNFSNLIGSSDTEPESWEKLNITFANCWWKDVNSRTPRARYGKIHVLNCYYSNSSGARAGFKSNVREEGSYFEGINTPVDLITPGAEAGIFTIGCRFVSCTGNTNSVSVGGYTAFIPPYAYTINPVDDVKSVVTNSECGAGPTMDSPTQCGCATSLPVSVTGVSVSPPTGSIREGDTIQLIATVTPSNATNIAVTWSSGNTAIATVSSTGLVTGIAPGVVDIIATTMDGGLTASSAITVTIICPSVQYQAEAGTMSPGGTIDSNHVGYTGTGFVNTTNAIGAWCEITVNVPSAGLYDCSFRYGNGAAIDRTQSVVVNGVTQVNNLSFPYTGAWTTWDKSNFSLNLNAGNNTVRFVSLTSSGAANLDRLDVFDCTSLGAESVNQAFKFDLYPNPITNLLTIEIAQEFVEESIIQLYDITGKLILKNKVEGSIHTLSLKNLKAGVYLVRVTNGNNNVVKRIIKQ; this is encoded by the coding sequence ATGAAGTCGATTAAAGTATTATTAATGGGTTTTGTATTATCATTCTCAGTTTCAATGATTGCACAAGATGACTGTTCTTCTGTTGGTTGGGCAAATTATGATGGTCAAACCTATGTTGGAGCTCCTACAGGTGGTGGAAATACCGCTCCAATTGAAGTAACTACTTTTGCCGATTTAAAAACAGCAGCGGAATCTATAGGGCCAAGAGTCATTTATATTTTGAATGATGTTGGTGCCGGTTATGTAGGCACTACAGGGGATGTACTTTATATAAAATCAGATAAAACAATAATTGGATATGGGGGAGTAACAGTTCGTTGTTCTTGGCAAATTAATGGTGTAAGTAATATAATTATTCGGAATTTAACAATTTCAGGACCAGGTAATACTAATGATAGTCAGAATTGGGATGCATTTAATATTACTGGTTCTAAAAGAATTTGGGTAGATCATTGTAAAATTATGGATGGTGAGGATGGAAATTTTGATGTAGTTAGAGGCTCAGATAATGTTTCTGTTACTTGGTGTATATTTACTTATTCGGCTGATGGAACACATAATTTTTCTAATCTTATAGGATCAAGTGATACTGAACCTGAAAGTTGGGAAAAACTGAATATCACTTTTGCAAATTGCTGGTGGAAAGATGTTAATTCTCGCACACCTCGAGCTAGATACGGAAAGATACATGTATTAAATTGTTATTATTCGAATTCTAGTGGAGCAAGGGCTGGTTTTAAGTCTAATGTAAGGGAAGAAGGCAGTTATTTTGAAGGTATAAACACTCCAGTTGACCTTATTACGCCAGGAGCGGAAGCAGGTATTTTTACAATAGGTTGTAGATTTGTTTCTTGTACCGGAAATACAAACTCAGTAAGTGTTGGAGGATATACCGCATTTATCCCTCCTTATGCCTATACTATTAATCCGGTTGATGATGTAAAATCGGTGGTTACAAATAGTGAATGTGGAGCAGGACCAACGATGGATAGTCCAACTCAATGTGGTTGTGCTACTTCTTTACCAGTTTCAGTAACAGGCGTGTCTGTATCACCACCTACTGGGTCAATACGTGAGGGCGATACTATTCAATTAATAGCAACGGTAACTCCTTCAAATGCCACGAATATAGCAGTAACATGGTCTTCTGGTAATACTGCTATTGCTACAGTAAGTTCCACAGGTTTAGTTACCGGAATAGCACCAGGTGTTGTTGATATTATTGCTACAACAATGGATGGAGGACTTACAGCTAGTAGTGCTATTACGGTCACTATTATATGTCCAAGTGTACAATATCAAGCCGAAGCGGGTACCATGAGTCCCGGAGGAACTATTGATAGTAATCATGTGGGGTATACAGGAACCGGATTTGTAAACACAACAAATGCTATTGGGGCATGGTGCGAAATTACCGTTAATGTCCCTTCCGCAGGTTTATATGATTGTAGTTTTAGATATGGTAACGGGGCTGCAATTGATCGTACACAAAGTGTCGTTGTTAATGGAGTTACGCAAGTAAATAACTTAAGTTTTCCTTATACTGGAGCCTGGACAACCTGGGATAAATCAAATTTTAGTTTGAACTTAAATGCGGGAAATAATACAGTAAGATTTGTATCGCTAACTAGTTCCGGTGCAGCAAATTTAGATCGTTTGGATGTTTTTGATTGTACAAGTTTAGGTGCGGAATCTGTAAATCAGGCGTTTAAATTTGATTTGTATCCTAATCCAATTACTAATTTACTAACTATTGAAATAGCTCAAGAATTTGTAGAAGAATCAATAATTCAGTTATATGATATTACAGGGAAATTAATATTGAAAAATAAAGTAGAGGGAAGTATTCATACTTTGAGTTTAAAAAATTTAAAAGCTGGTGTATATTTAGTTAGAGTTACTAATGGGAATAACAATGTTGTGAAACGTATTATTAAACAATAG
- a CDS encoding pectate lyase family protein, with protein sequence MKKIVLFLIFTGLLAIPGLVTAQVNFDLVGFATQNGGTTGGQAGSVVNVSNYTDLKSYAESTTAYTIMVNGTISNGANGGTIIVGSNKSIIGVGNTAYLFGVGLDINSHSNIIIRNLKISMTGVTTRVDTPGVYSATGDNGLPQILVNGGDCIGIRGSSTNIWIDHCELFSIDPDIQTNIDLYDGLIDIKGQSGFITVSWCYMHDHHKSNLVGASETDLWVDRKITYHHNYYNKVHYRIPMYRGATGHFFNNYVVGAVDASEIRNGSCVRVEKNYYEALHYSIYTPNDYPGNTERIDNIEIARTPRAYPGNCVATIPYDYSAVLTNVTDDVKTVVPLYSGVGRIGNDCNGDNMGTAYLDSCGICVGGNTGLQACVLDCNGVQDGTAFIDGCNICVGGNTGNTACDADCTWTEYQAETGTMITGGTIDSNNAGFTGTGFVNTPNAIGAWYEIVVNVATADEQNLRFRYANGSAVNRAVSVLVNGSEQISSLNFPSTGSFTTWDSVAFSLSLIEGNNTIRFVSLTSSGAANLDRLDVCQSTPLGVPETNFEAFSVYPNPVTNLLTIELGKEFDTNSVIKLYDISGKLISTKKVKEATQTLNMQHLQAGVYLVKVSNGTKNVVKRIVKE encoded by the coding sequence ATGAAAAAAATAGTACTGTTTTTAATTTTTACAGGCTTATTAGCTATTCCGGGTTTAGTAACTGCCCAGGTTAATTTTGATTTGGTTGGTTTTGCAACCCAAAATGGAGGGACAACAGGAGGACAAGCGGGTTCAGTAGTTAATGTAAGCAATTATACCGATTTAAAATCGTATGCTGAAAGTACTACGGCTTATACCATTATGGTCAACGGCACTATCTCAAATGGAGCAAATGGAGGTACAATTATCGTAGGTTCCAATAAATCAATAATTGGTGTTGGAAATACGGCCTATTTATTTGGTGTAGGTTTAGATATTAATAGCCACAGTAATATTATTATTCGGAATTTAAAAATATCAATGACAGGAGTAACAACTCGAGTAGATACGCCCGGAGTTTATTCGGCTACGGGAGATAATGGATTGCCTCAAATTTTGGTAAATGGAGGCGATTGCATCGGAATTAGAGGTTCAAGTACAAATATTTGGATAGACCACTGTGAATTATTTTCCATAGATCCGGATATTCAGACTAATATAGACTTATATGATGGCTTGATTGATATTAAAGGGCAGTCCGGTTTTATAACCGTTTCATGGTGTTATATGCATGATCATCATAAATCGAATTTGGTTGGTGCCAGTGAAACTGACCTATGGGTTGACAGAAAAATAACGTATCACCACAATTATTATAACAAAGTTCACTATCGTATCCCAATGTATAGAGGAGCGACAGGACATTTTTTTAATAATTATGTAGTAGGAGCAGTTGATGCTTCCGAAATTAGAAATGGTAGTTGTGTACGTGTTGAAAAAAATTATTACGAAGCGTTGCACTATTCAATTTATACACCTAATGATTACCCTGGTAATACAGAAAGAATTGATAATATTGAAATTGCCCGAACTCCAAGAGCGTATCCGGGAAATTGTGTAGCTACTATTCCTTATGATTATTCAGCTGTTTTAACCAATGTTACTGATGACGTGAAAACGGTTGTTCCACTTTATTCCGGAGTTGGAAGAATAGGTAATGATTGTAATGGAGACAATATGGGCACGGCTTATCTTGATTCATGCGGAATATGTGTAGGAGGAAATACGGGTTTACAAGCCTGTGTTTTAGATTGTAATGGTGTTCAGGATGGAACAGCTTTTATTGATGGTTGCAACATCTGTGTTGGAGGAAATACAGGAAATACGGCTTGTGATGCTGATTGTACCTGGACAGAATACCAAGCCGAAACAGGAACTATGATTACAGGAGGAACTATTGATAGTAATAATGCCGGATTTACAGGAACCGGATTTGTAAACACACCAAATGCTATTGGTGCATGGTACGAAATTGTCGTAAACGTTGCTACAGCAGATGAACAAAATCTTAGATTCCGTTATGCAAATGGTAGTGCCGTTAATCGCGCAGTAAGTGTATTAGTTAACGGAAGTGAACAAATAAGCAGTTTAAATTTTCCAAGTACAGGATCATTTACCACCTGGGATTCAGTTGCCTTTAGTTTAAGTCTAATTGAGGGAAATAACACAATTAGATTTGTATCGCTTACCAGTTCCGGAGCAGCAAATCTGGATCGACTTGATGTTTGTCAAAGCACACCTCTTGGCGTTCCCGAAACAAATTTTGAAGCTTTCAGCGTATATCCTAACCCGGTTACTAATTTACTGACTATCGAATTAGGAAAAGAATTTGACACTAATTCTGTTATTAAGTTATATGATATTTCAGGAAAACTAATTAGCACAAAAAAGGTAAAAGAAGCTACTCAAACGTTGAACATGCAACATTTACAAGCCGGGGTTTATCTGGTTAAAGTTTCTAATGGCACTAAAAATGTTGTAAAACGCATTGTTAAAGAATAA
- the trxA gene encoding thioredoxin, with product MALAITDATFDEVVLKSNKPVVVDFWAAWCGPCRMVGPVIDEIASEYEGKATVGKVDVDANQEFAAKYGVRNIPTVLVFQNGEVVGRQVGVAPKKTYTDAIDALL from the coding sequence ATGGCTTTAGCAATAACAGATGCTACTTTTGATGAAGTAGTATTAAAATCAAATAAACCGGTAGTAGTAGATTTTTGGGCAGCTTGGTGCGGACCATGTAGAATGGTTGGACCGGTTATTGACGAAATCGCAAGCGAATATGAAGGAAAAGCAACAGTTGGAAAAGTTGATGTTGATGCCAATCAGGAATTTGCTGCAAAATACGGAGTTCGTAACATTCCAACAGTTTTAGTTTTCCAAAACGGAGAAGTAGTTGGTCGTCAGGTTGGCGTTGCTCCAAAGAAAACGTATACTGATGCTATTGATGCACTTTTGTAA